AGGGTGAGACCTTCCGCATCACGCGGCAGATGTACGACACGCTCCTGCAGAACAAGCCGGGCACCGCCGAGGTGGTCGGCTCGCTCGCGGAGAAGTGGGAGCCGAGCAACGAGGGCAAGACCTGGACGTTCACCCTGCGCAAGGGCGTCACCTTCCACGACGGCACCCCGTTCAACGCCGCCGCCGTCTGCTTCAACTTCGACCGCTGGTTCAACATGAAGGGCCAGGCGGCCCAGAGCCAGATGATCTACTACGGCGACGTCTTCGAGGGCTTCGCGGCCAACGAGGGCGACGCGGCCGGTGACCCGGTCTACAAGAGCTGCGAAGCCAAGGACGACTCGACCGCGGTGCTCAACCTGAACAAGGCCAAGGGCGCTTTCCCGGCCGCGTTCACCCTGCCGTCGCTGTCCATGTCCAGCCCCGAGGCGCTGAAGAAGTACAACGCCGACCAGGTCACCCAGACCGGCGACTCCTTCTCCTACAGCGACTACGCGAACCTGCACCCGACCGGCACCGGTCCGTTCAAGTTCGAGGGCTACGACCAGGGCAAGGGCGAGATCACCCTGGTCCGCAACGACTCCCACTGGGAGAAGGCCAAGCTCGACAAGCTCATCTTCAAGGTGATCAAGGACGAGAACGGCCGCAAGCAGGCGCTGAAGACCGGCGACATCCAGGGCTTCGACTACCCGGCGCCGGCCGACTACCAGCTGCTGCGCAACGAGGGTCAGAACGTGCTGATCCGCCCCTCGTTCAACGTGCTCTACCTGGGCATCAACCAGTCGGGCAACCCGAAGCTGCAGGACGTGAAGGTGCGTCAGGCGCTGGCCCACGGCATCAACCGCGACCAGTTCGTGAAGAGCAAGCTGGCCGAGGGTTCCGAGGTCGCCACCGAGTTCGTGCCCAAGGCGATCGCCGGGTACACCGAGGACGTGCCGAAGTACGCGTACGACCCGGAGAAGGCCAAGCAGCTGCTCAAGGAAGCCGGTGCCGAGGGCCTGTCGCTGAAGTTCTACTACCCGACCGAGATCACCCGGCCGTACATGCCGAACCCGGCGGACACCTTCACCTCGATCTCCGAGGACCTCAAGGCCATCGGCATCAACATCGAGCCGATCGCCAAGCCGTGGAACGGTGGTTACAAGGACGACGTCCAGAAGCTCGGCAAGCACGACCTGCACCTGCTGGGCTGGACCGGTGACTACAACGACACCGGCAACTTCATCGGCACCTTCTTCGGCCGTGAGAAGCCGGAG
The genomic region above belongs to Amycolatopsis sp. YIM 10 and contains:
- a CDS encoding ABC transporter substrate-binding protein is translated as MLQSRGARTRRIALIGLSGALALSVTACAESQRDAGSDNAGTFIFGAAGNPKMFDPIFNDEGETFRITRQMYDTLLQNKPGTAEVVGSLAEKWEPSNEGKTWTFTLRKGVTFHDGTPFNAAAVCFNFDRWFNMKGQAAQSQMIYYGDVFEGFAANEGDAAGDPVYKSCEAKDDSTAVLNLNKAKGAFPAAFTLPSLSMSSPEALKKYNADQVTQTGDSFSYSDYANLHPTGTGPFKFEGYDQGKGEITLVRNDSHWEKAKLDKLIFKVIKDENGRKQALKTGDIQGFDYPAPADYQLLRNEGQNVLIRPSFNVLYLGINQSGNPKLQDVKVRQALAHGINRDQFVKSKLAEGSEVATEFVPKAIAGYTEDVPKYAYDPEKAKQLLKEAGAEGLSLKFYYPTEITRPYMPNPADTFTSISEDLKAIGINIEPIAKPWNGGYKDDVQKLGKHDLHLLGWTGDYNDTGNFIGTFFGREKPEFGFKNDALFQALSAADATPDEGQRAQAYQGVNKQIMEYLPAVPIAYPTPALVVGPKVQGMVPSPLTDERFNTVSLG